The sequence AACACGAATATGtatagaagagaaaatgaatgatttGAAAGCAATTGTCAGAAGGCAGGGTGAACGCACAGCAAGCGGACGGACCTTTCAACAAACCTGCTGTCTGATATTGCTGCCCACCGATGGTCACAGTGCCTGGAGGTTCGTCTTGGGAGGAATCTGAGCTACCTGCTTCACCCTTGTCTGCCGGGACCAAAGAGATTGGCCGAAATGAATACTACAGTACTACTAGGTTGGTACCATTTACATGAAGTTGGTTTGGTATACTTCATAGGCAAGAGGTGAAACTGGATGGAAGGAATGACTGACAGAGTGGAAGAAGtgatgagaaaagaaagtaatagtgacaaatagaaacagagtgcgacaagagagaaaggagagagaaagagagaaagagagaaagagagaaagagagagagagagagagagagagagagagagagagagagagagagagagagagagagagagagagagagagagagagagagagagagagcgggagagagagagggagagagagaggggaaaaggcagggatggagggggaggaaaagggagggatggagggggaggaaaagggagggatggagggggaggaaaagggagggatggagggcgtggaaaagggagggatggaggggggacaggagaggaagagggaggaagggagggaaggagggagggagggagggggagagaaagaggaagagagagatgggtaagTTTCAAgctatttttgtatacatacaaataaatgtaccTTTCGTAttccttttctgtatttctgGTGCAAAAAAGCAAATTAGGCTAAGATGCATGTAATATGACAATTACTGATGTCGCTAACTATAAATTAAATTCTAACTTCGCAGAGATTAAAATTTATCATCACAAATCCATAACCAAAAATAGTTttcataaaagaataaatattccAGGATGCTCATCCACTATAAGGTTCGCACTTGCTGAGTTAATCGCTTTTATTAACCTCTGTGATCTGGATGACGAGACCATCACATCACGATAAAATCTGGCTTGAGGGGCAGGCGACATGAACCTACTGTCATGGGAAAATTTGGCAGTGGGCCAGGGTGATGCAAACTTACCATTGTGAGCATTTCATGGTGACTGTCACaaatgcacaaagctcttggagtgtgattagactcattGGTATTTtggaaggggcttttgcattatttccattgataaacagGGCTGGTTTGTAATGCCCGTGAGCCATGACTAGAAGAGGACCGGCTCCAGAATggactatttccatgctcaggatcctattccttgCCACCATGACCAGCAGTGCAGGTTGAATTACAAAAAAACTATCaagaataaatttttaaaatgacacaaataacaaattGTTACTTATGGTAATCATTATTGCACTGAGTTACAGACTACCTAGAGATAATATGGAGCCTGTGCAAGTAAATAGTCTATCACAATCtgaataaagcaaatcaaatgataaatacagatattggagggaaaaaaaaaaaaaaaaaaaaaaaaatgcaaaggggaggcatggagtcttTTCACCGTacatgagtgtttgtttgtgcctgCCCTACGTACTGTAGACCCAGCAGTGTCCACTCAAACAAGCCTTATGCCTGTATTTTGGGACTCATGATGGTAGTGAAGCAtccggatccaatgggttaaccTTATTAATCTAATAACATGTCCTGTTAAGCTTGTTATCAACCTCTCTCCTTTTTAGATTCATTTGATTGATCATTAGCCCCCTCAGCTTTCAATTCCTTTTACTAAACAtataatgtctattttttttttattaatttcaaacTGGCCACTTGTCTATGGCATACCTTGCCACTTGCTGTACCATCATGCATAAGAATTTACAATCTACATGAAAAAATGGATAACATTTCACCTTATAGAAGCCTACATCTTCATTCTCTTCATTCATGTGGTGGTGTTCCTTTAAAAGTTTTCACATAGCTGGTTCACATACACTTTATAGCCTTTGTTATTGCAAACTCTGTTAGTCACACATCATACAAGTAAATCAAAAGCATGAGCAAACATGCCAACAAAACCCTcattccatgtttttttcttcagtttttgctCATATTTCAAGAATTAATGTCTGAAAAGCAATTTCTCTTACACAACAAATTTACTTGGAAAATTATGTAGAACTTAACATACACCAATATTCTTATGGGTGCATTTGATATGTAGTTTCTTGCATTTCTAAAAAGTATATCAACAAATATTTTGGTGCATTTGACAtagtgtaatgtatgtataaaaggaaaattattcttcagacataatacatataaatacaataaacaataCAGGTTACCTATTAGTTCTAATCAGCCAGAAATTCCCTAAACATTCTCTACATAATAGGACATGAGACATGACAAGTACTCTGCAATTGCCCATCTGATAGAAAGATTAATTGTTTTGATGCTACTTACCACATAAATGCAGGAAAGACAGCATCTATTAGATTACTTCTATAGAAAAAATTGTATTGTCAATTCCTACTAAGAAATACTGTCACTATCATAATGGGGGTGGCACTTGAGAGGACTCCCTATGTTATTTGGTGTGTGGGTAAAACAATTTTGGAATGAAAATAGATTCATGTTCATCAGTCTTTAGAAAGAAATCAGCTAAACTGTACATCAGCACTCAGACTGAAACCGAATTACCAGGTAATCTGTTGTTAAATTGAGCGAGAGACTACCTTGACATctataaatgaacacacaataactctagaagggaaaaaatgatctGGAGCCTGACGCTCAAAACTCATTTTAATGAATGCAATTCTATAAGTTTTTAGACCTCTTCCATATAAATTTTGTCCAATATCTCTTGATATTTCTAGTTTCATCTCAGCATCTGCCTAAGCTTTTCCTTACATTATGACCTttcaaatggaaaataaataaatctgatcATGGAGTATGGGGACAAGCTGCCATGTTTTGGTTAAAAACTGTTGTCATGCAAGGCCTGatagaaaatcaagaaagaaaagtcTTTTTAATAATATTTCCAGCAGTGGAAAAAAAATTAGCAAAAAGTTCTCCGAGTCAATAGAAAAATAATTTGAAGGAGACTAGGTTTTCAAGTTGTTAAAACGTTTAAAAAAATTATGTCTGTTGCTATACATTCTAAAATAAATTTTCAACATACAAAAATAGGTAGGACTGCAttaacctccctctcttttcaccaTTTAAGTTTAATTCACaatgaaacaagaataaaaaacagtTTAAGTATTGCATTTACTACTGGTTAAGATCCAACACCATATGTTGCTGACTATAGCAAGAGGCAGCACATGTGAGCATATGCTGCTTCATGAAAACTGTATTCACCACCTAAATTGCAGAATTACTTACCATATACTTATAAACTGACATACAGTGCTTGAAATCTTTTTAAATTTGATATTTAGAAATCAATTTAGAACTAACCtgatatctctcctcctcctagttCATTGAGAATCTTGCGGTACGAAGGACGCCTGGCCAGGATTTGTCGTTTACGCGAGGATTCTTGTTCTTCCCCTGCTTCCAATACCTGATGTACAAAGGTTTTACGATGAGTCATAGACAATTATGACAATATTTGTTACTGATTAGTATAAACAAAAGTcactttttatacttatatactaacaatgacaaatTAATGGAATTTATGGATGTACAACTGACACCTATGCCCCCTAGTTCTCTTACCTGGACAGTCTGAAGGTTGCCACCACCTGGTGACTGAATTACCGAGTTTGAAGGCTGCTTCAAGAGTATGACGTTACCCTTAGAGAGCTGGACGGTCTGCAGTGCTGTTGTCTGAAGTGCTGTACTTTGAATAACACTTGGCTGCGAAGGTTGCTGGATCACACTCTGTATCTGGTCAAAATGGAACATGTTATATTAATCTATTCAgacctttaaaaaatatataaacaagtaaacaagaaaaaaaataaatgaaaaaaaaaaaaaaaaaaaatcaataaaaataaatgggCATGTGGTAATCCCCCAACTGAGAgagctgctaatgataatacctCTCTTAATTAGGGAAATTAATTAATTTCACGCTAGTTCATGAGGTGTGGATAATCTTAATTCATGCCCaagatgtaagatatatatatatatatacatatatatatacatatatatatatatatatacatatatatatacatatatatacatatatatatacatatatatatatatatatacatatatatacatatatatatacatatatatatacatatatatatacatatatatatacatatatatatacatatatatatacatatatacatatatatatacatatatatatacatatatacatatatatatatacatatatatacatatatatatacatatatatattatatatatacatatatatcttatatatatacatatatatcttataaaaatatacatatatattatataaatatatacatatatattatatatatatatatatatatatcatataaatatatatatatataatatatatatatatatatatatatatatatatatatatatatatatatacatatatattatatatatatatataaatatatacatgtatattatatatatatatatataaatatatacatatatattatatatatacatatattatatatatatatatatatatatatatatatacatatatattatatatatacatatatatatatatatatatatatacatatatattatatatatatacatatatatattatatatatatatatatatatatatatatatatatatatatatatatatatatatatattatatatatacatatattatatatatatatatattattatatatatacacatatatattatatatatatatatattatatatatacatatatattaaatacatacatatatatatattatatatatcatatatatacatatatattatatatatacatatatattatatatatacatacatattatatatatatatatatatatatatatatatatatatatatatatatacaaatatattatatatatatatatatatatatattatacgtatatattatatatattatatatatacatatatattatatatattatatatatacatatatatcatatatattatatatatacatatatattatatatatcatttatacatatatattatatatattatatatacatatatattatatatatacatatacatatatatcatatatattatacatatacatatatattatatatattatatatatacatatatattatatatattatatatatacataaatattatatatatacatatatatgatatatatataattatatatatatactatatatatatatattatatatatacatattacatatatatatatatatatttatatatacatatatatgttatatatatataaatatatatatatatacatatatatacaaatacatacatatatatgatatatacatatatatttatatatatatataaatacatacatatatatatagatatatataaatacatatagatatacatatatatgtatatgtatatatatataaatatatatatatatatatattatatatatatatattatatatatatatatgtatatgtatatatatatatatatataaatatatatatgtatatataaatgtctatgtatatatatatatatatatatatatatatatatatatatatatatatatgtatatatatgta is a genomic window of Penaeus vannamei isolate JL-2024 chromosome 14, ASM4276789v1, whole genome shotgun sequence containing:
- the LOC113807625 gene encoding cAMP-responsive element modulator-like isoform X4, producing MQVADRSVRFAVETLRMDGVEGGGSGGGSSTGDPLATVSGEGGGGGASGGTMPAVSTVYVTIPQTATVVSAGNKGIQSVIQQPSQPSVIQSTALQTTALQTVQLSKGNVILLKQPSNSVIQSPGGGNLQTVQVLEAGEEQESSRKRQILARRPSYRKILNELGGGEISDKGEAGSSDSSQDEPPGTVTIGGQQYQTAGLLKGPSACCAFTLPSDNCFQIIHFLFYTYSCFKVFICFFTN
- the LOC113807625 gene encoding cyclic AMP response element-binding protein B-like isoform X1 → MAGSGKRQTVYSERLATPVNRFSLSSWTKFIAVYPDMNGSLIIRDGCSIQCEGTSMQVADRSVRFAVETLRMDGVEGGGSGGGSSTGDPLATVSGEGGGGGASGGTMPAVSTVYVTIPQTATVVSAGNKGIQSVIQQPSQPSVIQSTALQTTALQTVQLSKGNVILLKQPSNSVIQSPGGGNLQTVQVLEAGEEQESSRKRQILARRPSYRKILNELGGGEISDKGEAGSSDSSQDEPPGTVTIGGQQYQTAGLLKGPSACCAFTLPSDNCFQIIHFLFYTYSCFKVFICFFTN
- the LOC113807625 gene encoding uncharacterized protein isoform X2 translates to MAGSGKRQTVYSERLATPVNRFSLSSWTKFIAVYPDMNGSLIIRDGCSIQCEGTSMQVADRSVRFAVETLRMDGVEGGGSGGGSSTGDPLATVSGEGGGGGASGGTMPAVSTVYVTIPQTATVVSAGNKGSVIQQPSQPSVIQSTALQTTALQTVQLSKGNVILLKQPSNSVIQSPGGGNLQTVQVLEAGEEQESSRKRQILARRPSYRKILNELGGGEISDKGEAGSSDSSQDEPPGTVTIGGQQYQTAGLLKGPSACCAFTLPSDNCFQIIHFLFYTYSCFKVFICFFTN
- the LOC113807625 gene encoding uncharacterized protein isoform X3, with translation MATCEGTSMQVADRSVRFAVETLRMDGVEGGGSGGGSSTGDPLATVSGEGGGGGASGGTMPAVSTVYVTIPQTATVVSAGNKGIQSVIQQPSQPSVIQSTALQTTALQTVQLSKGNVILLKQPSNSVIQSPGGGNLQTVQVLEAGEEQESSRKRQILARRPSYRKILNELGGGEISDKGEAGSSDSSQDEPPGTVTIGGQQYQTAGLLKGPSACCAFTLPSDNCFQIIHFLFYTYSCFKVFICFFTN
- the LOC113807625 gene encoding cAMP-responsive element modulator-like isoform X5, whose amino-acid sequence is MQVADRSVRFAVETLRMDGVEGGGSGGGSSTGDPLATVSGEGGGGGASGGTMPAVSTVYVTIPQTATVVSAGNKGSVIQQPSQPSVIQSTALQTTALQTVQLSKGNVILLKQPSNSVIQSPGGGNLQTVQVLEAGEEQESSRKRQILARRPSYRKILNELGGGEISDKGEAGSSDSSQDEPPGTVTIGGQQYQTAGLLKGPSACCAFTLPSDNCFQIIHFLFYTYSCFKVFICFFTN